The nucleotide window gaagtgattttcATCCTATACAGGTCTCAATGTCTCTCGGCACCCCCCCCTgtaaaattgttccagcaccattcTTTTCCTTCCTGAAATGGTGCTGGCTGGCCCACAAGAGATGAATCAGGGGATGGCAGGAGAGGAACCACGGGAATTGCAGAGTTTGACCCCCAGGATTCCAGACCCTTTTGCTTTGTGACCCACAATGCACAGCGAGAGCTGTCCCAGAATGCAGAGAGCCCAGCGGTGAAGCAAAGCACGGTGAACACTGCGTGCCTGCTATGTGCCTGGCCGGCTAGATCCTCAATGATACTGAGGTGCCTCTCTCCCGTTGAACTGAAGGTTGGGCCcctctgtggatctgggccacTGATCTGTCATGAATCAGAAAAGACTTGGCTGTGTGTACGCAATTATTGCATAGCGTCTAATGCCCATCACTTAGCACTGTTATTATCCAGCCAGGTCTCCTTAAGAACTAGCTAGGGATCGGGCCGGATGGCACTTGATTTACAAGGAGGCCAGAACACTTTGGGATTTTCCATGATCATGCCAGTGCTCAAAAACTCAGTGTGAATTaatgacaccccccacccccatcctgggtAGACAAGGCTGCACAAACCAACCAACCCGCCCATCCTTGCTCATCGAATGGGGAAAAGGTGTTTTGCAAAAGGAGACAAAGGGAAACCATGCACAAGCACCACGAGACGGGAGAGTCAGGGTGACAGAGGCAGACCCATGTGCCAAGCCAGCGTGAGGCATCAAAGAGCCCAGATTGGACACGAAAGTGGCTGTGGCGAGACGGGGGTGTGGCGTGAGTGTCAGTCTTCCGGGGAGGGCACAGCCGATGCCTTGTAGGACAAGAACCCCCGTAAGGGGGCATCGAGGGAGAACAGACCCACTTGTTTTAAAGGGACCCTGTCCAAGCACCTTGtggaatttaaaaatactgagccagatcctcagctggtgttaaagCAGCATCGCTCCATTGGAGTCACTgggccaggtccccagctggtgtaacaGAATGTCTCTCCACTCCATTGCAAAGGAGCTACAATGATTTCCCCCTGCGGAAGATCTGGCCCACTGGTTGTAATAACAACCCAGCTGGGGTTTCCTCCTGGGGCCTGCACCGAGATTTATTATTGTAGGGTGGCTTCAGTCACACGGTTAAAACCAAACATAAACTCCTGGACACAGCAGGTCTGAATTCCTGCTGCGGCTGCCACTCATTAGCTCTGCCCAGTAGAGAGAGGGGCGTGTGGACCAGACTGTGAGACGgtgaggccaggattttcagaagtgcccgcTGATTTCTGCATGCAATTCGTGGTGCTCCTCACTACTGCCGGTGAGGCTCAACTCGCCCAGCGGCAAGGAATTGTTTTGTATCACGTGAGTAAAACATCATTTGtttcaagaaaaggaggacttgtggcaccttagagactaaccaatttatttgagcataagctttcgtgagctacagctcacttcatgctatagctcacgaaagcttatgctcaaatgaattggctagtctctaaggtgccacaagtcctccttttctttttgcaaatacagactaacacggctcttactctgaaacctatcatttgtTTCATCACTATCCCTGTGGCAGTGATGGGCCAGGGGAATCGGAGCCTGGCTTTTTGCAAGGCACAGCAGGTCTCACACGTCCCTCACGTCCAGATGGCTCTTGGTTTAGTTCCAAACCCAGATCGTCGAGTCAATGGGAAtgaggtgcctaaatgcctttgaggatctgggccaaagtcccCTATGGCCCATGCAAACGGCTTCACTTTTACAGCTGAAAATGATTCGTGTCACCAATGCCTGGTCCTGAAGCTGCGGTTAAAGAGACCATCAGGCTCAGCTCTGCAAAGATACTTAagttcctaacttccattgatttcagctgacgTTCGGAGCTGCAAGTCTGAGGATCAGGGCCGAGGGCTTGTGTCACAGGGTTGCTGGCCTTTTCAGGCGAGTTGGGCCCAGCCTCAGATTGATCTGGCAGCTGGGACTGATCAAGTGAGTATACAAGCCAGCAAGCAGCTCTACTGAGGTGGAGCGCTACAGGAAGGAAGGTGGGTGAGGGGATGGGAAAGGTCTGTGGGTGCCCGCAGCCTGCTTCGTGTTACTTTGTGAGTTTTGTGTTTGAAGATGCCAGAGATGCCCTGATGGAAGGTGACAGTTTTTGCGCTGGGAGAACAGGCTGGCACCTCTGCCGCATTGTGATGCTATAATCATACTGCTCTAGCTCAGTTCCCCCTGGAGACAAGCCCTGCTTGACCCCAGGGAAGGAATGCCAGGGCATTTCAGGTTTCCTGCCTGAATAATCTCGAGGCTCTGTCTCCCACACGGCATCCCCCCGTTTGGGCCTTGGCAGCTTGGTCGGCATGTTGCAAAGCAGAATGTATCATCGGCTCTTTGGACAGCTGCAGACCTTGGGCACCCGCTGTCCCTGGGCGTGAGAAACCCAGCCTTGTTCAATGAATGGAACTTTGTGGCAGTGCAACTGTTACACCAGGAACTGTCCTGAGCCTTTCAGAGCCGCGCTTGCACCCCCAGGTTGTGCTCAGAGTGTGTTAACAGCCTGGGGGCTGGTACAGATCCTCTGGCTTCATGGGAACTGTGGGCTATCGCTCCGCACTTGTGTAAGGATGGTGCTAAGTGGGCCTATAAGACATCACTGGGCAGGCCTCACAGCAATCTCCCCCTCTGGTTTTTTTTTCCGACCCGGAAGCTCAGCTTCCACTCCTCGttaatttcattaatttttcaACGGCAAAATGCTTTTTGGGAATGAATTATAGAGCAGCCCTGGGTTCAGCTTCCATAATGCGCTGCAAACTTTCTTTCTTGGCCTcgtctccctctccctctcgcCCGCCCCCACTGGATTTATTTTCTCAAGGTGGGTTAAAGGCACAGACTCGACAGGCTGCAGTCCTCCTATGGGAGCAGCAGGGCAGGAGATtcaggagtgggggtgggtgaggggggaatggagAGGACTGCCTGTAGTGGCTCCCCATAAATCTGGGGGGGCCGGATCCCTTTATTGTGCCAGGCTGTCGCTCCAGAGAGAAAAAACCATGGAGTCTCCCTCATCTTCATCCTCTGCAGCAAGTGACATCACCCCGCCCCCAGAAATCAGAGCTGGGATAGCCTAGGATAGGTGCTGTCTCGCCCACCCTCCTGGGCAGTGCAGGATCGCTCCCTAGGGCCTTGCCTTCACGCTGCGCCCAGGCTCACTGTCAGGGTCTCCAGGGATGGCTCTtcacagaatcctagaagattaggattggaagagacctcaggaggtcacctagaccaacctcctgctcaaagcaggaccaaacccaactaaaacatcccagccagggctgtcaagccgggccttaaaaacctctaaggatggagattccacccccaccccaggtaacacattccagtgcttcaccaccctcctagtgaaagagtttcccctaatatccaacctagacctcaaccactgcaacttgagaccattgctccttgttctgtcatctgccaccactgagaccagccgagctccatcctctttggaaacccccttcaggtagttgaaggctgctatcaaatcccccctcactcttctcttctgcagacgaaacaagcccagttcccgcagcctctcctcgtaagtcatgtgccccagcctcctaatcattttcgttgccttccgctgaactttctccaatttgtccgcatcccttctgtagcggggggcccaaaactggacgcagtactccagatgcggcctcaccagtgccaaatagaggggaataatcacttccctccatctgctggcaatgctcctactaatgcagcccaatatgccttgaGAAACTCCTCCACAGTCTCATAGGGATGAGGATGAAACATCCCTAGCGGCACTGGATCCCACTATCCAGCTCTCTGCTCACCAAGCCCTCAGTCAGGGCTGGCTGGGAAACGGCTTTTGGGTTTGTTCCTGGGGAAAAGAAATTCAACAGAATAGTTTTCATTGCGGAGCGGGGAGAGAATCCAAAGATTTTCAGggtttgttgaaaaactgaaaccCCCCCAACTTAAAAACTGTCAGACAAAAGGAGGTGGGTTTTTAATGAGAACCTGAAACATTTCATCCAAAACGGACGTGTCTGGTGGAAATTTCTGTGTTGATGGAAAAGTGGTTTTTTGTCGCAAAAAACATTTCAACTGATAAATTTCTATCaattctccctcccctgccctccttctccctccccggCCCTGCCCAGGAGCGTTTGTGCTGTAACCCGTGACAAATTATCCCCCAGCCACACCTTGgccttttaaaatctctctctctctatagccATATATTCACTACTGGCCTTAGGAAAATGAAAATCTTTCAAGTGTCTCAGGTTTCCCCCAGTGCTCAGGAGAATAGGAAGTTCTCACTGTCCCCCCCCAAAGAAAGGCCAACTCCAAAGATTTGTATGGAAAAGAGCATCGTGTTCTCCCCACGAGGTAATTCtggttttacactgatgtaattccaCAGATttcaattagggttgccaactttctaactgctgAAAGACGAACACCCttgtcccgccccctgccctgcctcttcccccccaggccccacgccctgctcactcctctccccgcTCCTTCCACCGCtcgctcccccctctcccaggactcacctcctgcctgcagagccaggttGGGAGGAGTTGATGCGGAGCCTGCCCAACTGGGGCACCACAGggtggagggaggctggggcacaGTGGTACACGGCAGGGATCGGTCCCGGGAGCAAGGAcgtggggaggggccagggcaaTCAGAGCACCGTGGGGCAgaagggcgcggggggggggggcgggcaggattCCCTCCCCTGGGTGGTGGCACCTCTCTCTTACAAGCCAGCCAATGCTCTCTTGTCAGGCTTCAGCTGAGAGCAGCTCCTCCATGTGGCtccagaaacagctgctgctcttcccgcctGTCCGTGGCAGAGGCCGGTTACTgtggccaactggacttttagcgtccggtcagctgtgctgactggacgctgccaggttccctttttgaACGaacgttccggtcgaaaactggacacctggcaagcCTAATGTCAATGGAGTCCTGCTGGGgtcaaaatggggaaactgaggctacGTCCATACTACAATCTATGCTGTGACTGCTGCTCAGGTAGGCACCCCAGAGCTAGCTTCATCCGCAGTGGCTTTATATTGGTGCAGCCATTTCCatgcaggaaggggaataaggTATAGCCGTATAAGGCCCCTTTAAACCAGTATAACAGTGCCCACAGCAGGGGTTGTACTGGTCTTACTaaatatcagttaaaaaaaaaatcacaccttgtGGGTGTGTCCGATCTGAAGCTAGAAGGTGGAATTCCCGGCTCCAAGAGACACACCTGATGGAGCAAGCACCTATTGCCATGGCAGTGCTagcagtgggagggggctctCCACCCGGAGTACGTTCCTAGTATCCCAGACAGGATCATACTCAGGCTAGCCCCGCCTGCTGCTCACCCCACCCTGGCTACACACTACCTGGTTATACCTAGgcaggagtactgcagaaagggatcggggtgggggtgggggggaaatcagagtggatcacaagctaaatatgagtcaacagtgtcacactgttacaaaaaaagcaaacaacattctgggctgtattagcaggagtgttgtaagcaggacacgaggactaattcttccgctctactccgtgctgattaggcctcaactggagtattgtgtccagttctgggcgccacacttctggaaggatgtgaacaaattggagcaagtccagagaagagcaacaaaaaatgactaaaggtctagaaaacatgacctaggaggaaagattgaaaaaactgggtttgtttagtctggagaagagaagactgagaggggacatgagaacagttttcaagtacataaaaggttgttacaaggaggagggagaacaatTGTTCTTGTTAATCTCTGAGGAcgggacaagaagcaacgggcttaaactgcagcaagggcggtttaggttggacattaggaaaagcttccgaactgtcagggtggttaggcactggaataaattgcccagggaggtggtggaatctccatcattggagatttttaagagcaggttggacaaacgcctgtcagggatcaTCTAGAACACtttgtcctgccttgagtgcagaggactagactagatgacctctcaaggtcccttccagttctgtgattctataccAGGACAGACGCTGTGTGCGGACAAGGCCTTAGGCTGCTAAGTCTCTTAAGTGCTTTCAAAAATGTCACCCCATGCAGATGTCATTCTGGTGGGTGTGGGGAAAGTTTTGTTCAGGAGGAAGGTTTTGCAGTGATTCCTAGAGGTAGCTAGACTCTGGATTCTCCTGATCTCCAGACAGTCATCCTCATCAGTTTGGCAAACCAAGCAAATGGTGCCTATCATTGATCGTGCCATGAGAACTCCCTTCTGAGCTCAGCGGAGAGGCCGGCTTACAAGCCCATTGCATTACGTGAGGCCATGTCATTTATAGACAAGGGGAGATGCAGCCCTGTTTCAGACAACAGAGGTGTAAGGATTGGAGGTTGTTCCAGGCTCGATCTTGACTTCAGTCTGTTGCAACGTGCCTCTCTGACGAGACCTGCACGGATTCAGCTTTCTGAGCGAAGCCATGGTGACGCCCGTCCTGCTGATGAATAAAGACGTGCTCACGGAGAGGGATGCTCCCGAGGGAAGCAGAGGTGACTGCTGGCCAGCGGGCCGCGTTAGATGGAGAGCTCCCAAAGGAGTTGTGACACTTGTCAAAAGGTATCGCCTCACGTGTCCGAACGCACCGAGTCCCTCCAAGAAGCTAATCGGGCCATGTGTGTGTACTTGTGCGGCGCACCAGCAAAGACAGACCTAgtgcactgggagtggggggactCTATCTGCTGTGACAATAATCCCTAGCACTTATCTAGCACTTCTCATCGGTCGAgttccaagtgctttacaagggAGGTTAgaataatccccattttacagatggggaaactgaggcaccgggcAGCatagtgacttgccaaaggtcacccagtaggccagttGCAGGGACAGGAATAGCACCCTGTGTCCTTTGTACTGGGGAACACTGCCTCCGTAGCATGGCACTTCCACGGTGTGCAGACACAGAGCCAGGTCGAGGGATGCCATTTCCTGTTATGCACCCCTCTGAGAGCAGGAAGCAGGGGGTGTCTCCTGCTCAGCCCAGGGATATGGACCCTGCCACTGTGATGGAGGCAACCGTCATTCCATGGCAACATCCAAGTGATGtgctggaagagcagcagaagctccctaaaagtagGCGGGGGGCCACTGGTGCCTgaaccctggccccaccccctgccccgagctgccccaaggccccgctccttttccagaggccccgcccccatgtcgtccttctccccaagcccctgccctcatTCCGCCCACTCCATGCAAGGCCCAGCCCCtgcactgcctctgccccccAAGTGATGGGGCTGTGGTCCCCTAGGCCCACGCCCCTGGTTGGAGGGGTAACTTGGTgacatttaatggcctgtgatatgcaggaggtcagagtagatgatttaatggtcccttctggctatGGATCCACGAGGGATCTCCCGACAACCCTAGCTGCTCCTGCTCACTTGGCCCCTAGCTAGGTGTCTGCTTGGAAGGACTAGATGCAGCTCTGGGTGTTCTTCCTCCTTGGTTTCTCCCATCAAACCTGTGTGCTCCTGATCAGTTTCCCACAGGGTCTGGCCTTCAGCATTCATCAGcagaaaagcaaaggaaaacaaaactacTTGACCTCTTCAGAAAACACCAGACAGAAAAATTTTGCTGGTTCCCGCAGCAGGGTTTGCACACCTGCTAGGTTGTGCAGCCCCTCCTCCACCGCAACCCCAGCTGGGCGAACATGACTGAACGAAACGTATGTCTATTTAGGGAGAGATAGCCTATCCTCGCTGCTGCACTAATTGCCCAGGCTCTAAGATAAGTGGATCTGAAAGCAAAAACATGGAGGCAGAAATAGACCGTCTGAAAACCTAACGCAGAGGGGGCTTGGCTTTGATGGGAATTATGTGCACACAGCAACAGGAAAACCATTCCTGTGGAGGACCCAGAAGATCATTCTAATCCTATGCCAGTTGTAGAGTTGGATTTTATATCCTCGGTAATTTGATAGGAAGCCGGAACAATACAGCCTTATTTGGTATGGGGTCTTTTCAACCGGTGTCTTGAAAACATCTTGAGTTAATTAATTCCTCCCTTGCTGAGCAGGATTTCAGGGATTTACAGGTCAGTTTCCCCTCTGGAGCAGAGCTCAGTGGTGCAGAGTCAGGTATCTGCTTAGCGTCACTTATTTATTTGCAAAATGTCCTCAGCTCCTCTACGAGACCTGCCCCAAAaccattcccagagcagagcttttaccaaaacatccagtcttgatttaaaaatggtcagtgatggagcatcCACCATGACCCTCGGGAAATTGTTCCGATGGTTAAATGCTCTCCCTTTACAAATGCacacctgatttccagtctgaatgtgtctagcttcaagttCCAGCCATTGGCGTGTGTTCGACCTTTCTCTGCAAGATTGAAGAGCccctattaaatatttgttccccatgtaggtacttacagaacCTGCAGCTAAGATCAAGTGTGTGGATGAAGTCAAATCACTTCTGCTTTCAAGCCCGCCACCCCCCACTATAATAAAGCCTGGGTGAGCCACTTAAACAGCAGAATCATCGGCCCACCAGCCCCGGGAGGAGGGGTAATAAATCTGCCTATTTAGGAGGGGCTGCATTgcggagacagacagacacacgcgCACACTCACACTCAGACAAAAGCAAGGCAGAAAATTCTGCAAGCCTGACATCCAGCTGCCTCCGAAGACGAGTACGGCACAACGAAGACCCTGTCAGCTGGGTTAGCAGCCAGCAGATCCAACCCTTCCTTAAAACAGGTAACAAAATCAGCATTATTCTTTCAAAGGAAAGCTGAGCcacttggggagggggcggggggggtcttgCTGAGGCTTGGATTGCTGGTGTGTCAGCCCTCAGAGGCTTtccaggcatctgaagaagtggggttttttacccaccaCAGcggatgcccaaataaatctgctagtctttaaggtgccaccagactcttcgttgtttttgtggacacagactaacacggctacccctcggATACAGGGAAGGAGACGAAAGGGAGCATATCCGATCAGTTTAGCACCGGGCTTTCACTGCAGTTGAATAAAGACTCCATTCCTCCTTCTAACCTGGCTGCCTGCGCGTTAACATGATTCCATTAATAAAGGGGACGCGCTTCTCTTTAGATCTGAGGATGGTAGACGACGCAGAGGACGTGTAAATTGCCTTTTTAAATATCTgccactttttaaatatatataattaccCTCCTGCCTCGTGGCTTTGAGGCTGGCGTTGCTGAGTGCATTTCTAAATCAAGCAGATTGCCCGGTGCTAAATGCACGATGGGTCTAATTTTAATAATCTGCTGTCCTCTTGCAAAAAGAAAGCCCGAAATATACCCGTGAGCAGAgtgctatttaaaaaacacagttgTTTGTTTTGTGGAAGGGGATGACATACAGTCTTCCCggtacattttgattttttttttaaatttagaagcaAACTGGTCCCTGTGTAATTTGATGGGAATGTGAGTGCCCAGTTGCAGAGGATGTTGGAAACCCATTGGAATTAAGCCTCGTAAGAAACAAGCAGTGAGTGGAAAGCGAGGGATATCTAGATAGATTGACTCTAAAATCAAAGACAGCGAGGACCAAAGGACACAGTCCTGCCAGGAAAATGCACATTAAGGGTTGGATTCACTTGGACCAGGGTAGGCCAGGtgtttggggagtggggagaattgtatattaAGGTGGTATCAAAGTGAAGAgcaagggcgggggaggggctctgcAGCAAATTCGCCTGGGTGGGGCCACTGCAGGAGCCATCTGGCTCGGCACACAATGGATCTCGTAGTTTGGGATGCGCCGAGCAGCTGGAGGTAGGAGAGGCGTTTCAGGTGGGCAAGGAGGTGTGCGACGGGGGGGCCTAGAAACCCCAAAGCAGAGCTTTGTTACAGCTGATTGGACACGATTtggtcctgattctgctctcacatctGGCGGGGAGGGGTTGGACTGATGTCcgtggagtgactcctgatttgagcaggggtgTGCTGAAAAGAGGATGAAGTCCTTTGTCTTTGTGGGCGCGGGCGGGGTTTGGGTGTGCatacacaccccctccccacggATATACATGCATGCCCACACAGATATACGCACGCATACAATCGTAATGCCTCTTAGACTTCTTCTCATCAGAAgcgctcaaagtgctttacaatggagGTCAATATACCTTTGAGGAAATGGGCCATTATCCCAttgtatggatggggaaactgaggcatagagctgTGAAGTGAGctacccagcagaccagtggccaagacaggaacagagcccagatcttctgagtcccactaggcaacactgtcCTCCACAGGCGTAGGtgtacgtgtacacacacacacacacacacactattctaTCCAGAGAGTTATAGTCAAAAGACAGCAAGAATTTGTGGTGCATCCTTATGATGAATCCTACAAACCCTAATTATATTTCTGTTCCTGTTTTATTCCCATGTCCGCACTTAGTTCTGTTCGCATTCCCAGTCACCCGCAAATTCTCAACACTAGAAACAAACCACAGGGGATATTATTTCCACATCCCTCATGATTAGTTTCCTACCATGCAAACGTTAGGGTGGCTCCTTCCGAGACCATCTGTATCTACATATCCAAGGGAAATGCTATAGAGAAGCCAATCATAAGCCCTAGGACCCAGATCCTGAAAGGGAGTTAGgcataaatacctttgagtatCTAGGCCCTAGCTCTtacctagtgcttttcatcagcggTTCTtaaggcactttacaaaggatgTCAGTGGTGTCGCtgccattttatagatggggaaactgaggcacggagtggttaggtgacttgcctgaggtcgcCAGTGGCAGAACGCAGACTAGAACCCACCTCTGCTGAGTCCCAAGCCAGTGCACTAGCCACTAGGCAGCAGCTGCTTTGGATCCTTTATCAAAACCGGACAAACCAGCTGCTGAGGAGCAACATGTGGCTGCTAGAATAGAAGGCGGCTGTAAAACCAGCTCTTcacagcctggggaggggaagctccTGAAGGACTCGGGGGCCGGGACCTGTCCCAAGATTTGTGGGATGTTCCCATCCCATAATTTCTTCATTAGGAGGTGTATGGCGGTACCACCtaggggtcccattgtgctgcacggacacagagtaagagacaatccctgccccagagaccttACAATCTCCCTAGATCAGACAGAGGAAGGAGCGTTAGTACTAATTTACAGATGGGGCGCTGAGACCCACATCTTCATAGATACTGAGGTGCCCGACAGCCACGATGTCAGTGGGCCTGGGCCGAAGTGACCTGCCCTAGAGTACAGAGAAGGGTGCTGGGGAACCCAGCGCTCCCGAGCCCTAGCCTGCTGCCTTATCCACCCGCCCACAGAGCAAAATTCTTCGCCGCCAGCATTGATtggggaagggaccattgtaCCAGGGCCCTGACCCCCAAAACGTCCGTGTAACTGTGGTGAAATGGGATGAGGTGGGGCCCCAGCAGCCGATGTATTGGGGCCCCAAATTTCTCTCCACGGGCCTGTTCACAGGGTTGGGGCCTGGGCCCTGTGGTAATCATGAAGCAGTGACGTTTTCGATCATTCCGTAGCCCGAGTGGCTAGGACTGCGTGGTAGCCCGCGGCTTCAGAAGACTTTCCTGTCCTCTTCCTTGTAGGCGGAGATGCTGGACACGGCGAATAGCCAGTACGACTCCTTCCTGTACTGGAGGATGCCCATCCCGGAGCTCGACCTGGCGGAGCTGGAGGGGCTGGGGTTGGCCGACGCGGCCCTCTACAAAGCCAAGGGAGGTGTGGGCAAGCGGCCTGGGGACTGGAAGCAGCTCAGGCAGGACATCGCCGAGGAAGAGGACACTCTCCTGCAGTTCAACAGCTTCAATTTCTGGCGCGCGCCGATAGCCAGCGTTAGCGTGTTAGATTTTGAGCTGGTCTGATGCCGGCGGCCCGAGCACACGGCCGGGTCTCTTTGGTTAGGTCTCTGTGTTGTCCTTTACTTTGAAAGTGGTCGCTGACGATGCCGATTAACGAATCGCCCAGCGATGACACCTCCGAGACTCATCGTCCGtgttccccccccgcccaccttcTCTCTTCtcaagggtgtgtctacacagtaCGTGCAGGTGTCGGCACTGAGCTAGCATTACTCTAGCTAGCACGGGTAACCATCGCAGGGTAGTTGCGGCAGGCCGGCTGTTTGTCTGGTTTTAAGCCGGGCCGTCCTTTTTGTCTGTGGTTGGGCCCCTGTCCAGCACCGGGATAACGCCGGACACGGGTTTGTCCGGTATCAGGCATGGAGGACATCATGTTGAAGAGTGCGCCACTCTGCCCCTGCTGGTATGACTGGGGTCAGGGGATCTTCcccaaaagtgggggggggcagggacctccaccctctccctggcactgtccctgcccctcctcttacCACCGAGACCCCACCCCTGGCTAAGCCAGAAGCGGGGCTGGGGAGCCcgggcccctccacctgcctggggtaCAGGGGGCTTGAGAGTAGCCCCTGGCCTgtgttcccaccccacccccccaagccctccgcccagggcaggtggagggtccagggagtggggccttgggggaagagaagggacagggacagggcccGTGGCAAAAAGTGGCCCCccctgttccagcgcccctgactGGGGCGTTCTCCAACATGCCATCCATCCGGTCACGCCAAAGGGGCAGTGTCACACAGCTGGGGTCAGCCCCACGCCGTTCCCAGAAGTACTGGAATGTCTGGTAATTCTGGGGATGCATCAGTGGCCCCCTTAACATCTGGTGGCCCAGGCTAGCCACCCCAGTACTAGCCTGCCAGAGTCCCGGGGTGCCTATTTGGGTTGCCAGCCCA belongs to Natator depressus isolate rNatDep1 chromosome 24, rNatDep2.hap1, whole genome shotgun sequence and includes:
- the MLLT11 gene encoding protein AF1q, whose translation is MLDTANSQYDSFLYWRMPIPELDLAELEGLGLADAALYKAKGGVGKRPGDWKQLRQDIAEEEDTLLQFNSFNFWRAPIASVSVLDFELV